Proteins from a genomic interval of Diceros bicornis minor isolate mBicDic1 chromosome 34, mDicBic1.mat.cur, whole genome shotgun sequence:
- the LOC131396797 gene encoding zinc finger protein 607-like isoform X2: protein MVVREETRRWCPDLESRYEIISSGKMYIYTKHSSFTLQHRIYNGEKPYECKECGKAFSPPTDLRVHQVIHTGEKPYQCKECGKAFSHLTDLRVHQRIHTGEKPYECEECGKAFSRASNLAQHGRVHTGEKSCVCKECGKAFSDVGTLRIHQRIHTGEKPYECKECGKAFSQASNLIQHERIHTGEKPYECKNCGKSFSHTSHLVRHERIHTGEKPYECKECGKPFRSSHQLTVHHRFHTGEKPYECKACGKAFSVYGRLTRHQSIHSGKKPFECNKCRKSF from the exons ATGGTTGTAAGGGAAGAAACTAGAAGATGGTGTCCAG aTTTGGAATCAAGATATGAAATAATCAGCTCTGGAAAAATGTACATTTATACAAAACATTCATCTTTTACTCTACAACACAGAATTTATAATGGAGAGAAACcgtatgaatgtaaggaatgtggaaagGCCTTTAGTCCTCCTACAGACCTTAGAGTACATCAGGtaattcatactggtgagaaaccatatcaatgtaaggaatgtggcaaGGCTTTTAGTCATCTTACAGATCTCAGagtacatcagagaattcatactggtgagaaaccttatgaatgtgaagaatgtgggaaagcctttagtcGTGCCTCAAACCTTGCTCAACATGGAAGagttcatactggtgagaaatcCTGTGTATGTAAGGAATGCGGAAAGGCGTTTAGTGACGTTGGAACACTTAGaatacatcagagaattcatactggtgagaaaccctatgaatgtaaggaatgtgggaaggcctttagtCAAGCCTCAAACCTTATACAACatgagagaattcatactggtgaaaaaccctatgaatgtaaaaattgTGGGAAGTCCTTTAGTCACACCTCACATCTTGTTAGACatgagagaattcatactggtgagaaaccctatgaatgtaaagagTGTGGGAAGCCTTTTAGGAGTAGCCATCAACTTACTGTACATCATAGatttcatactggtgagaaaccctatgaatgtaaggcaTGTGGCAAGGCCTTTAGTGTGTATGGACGACTTACTCGGCATCAGAGTATTCATAGTGGTAAGAAACCCTTTGAATGTAACAAATGCAGGAAGTCCTTTTAG